ACTCAAAGTTGCGGCGTCTGATCGACTGCTTAAAACACCTAAGATCTAAAACACCTTAGTCACGAACAAAACAAACAGATAACCACACCAACGAACCCTCTACCCCCGAACGACCAGACGATGAACCAGCGAATGAACAGCGGAATGAAGATTTGAAGCGGCGAAATATAACTCCACACCAGCGAACGAACCGACGATGTACCAATGAACAAACGACCGACTGACCCAAGCAACACCCGAAGAAGCCGATTGGCGGAAGCCCACCCCCATCGAAGACGACCGACGAAGTCTGAAGCGACAGCCCACAAAGGTCAACCACCCCAACCCGAGCGGCGGCAACAACCCTAGAGAGAGTGGCCCAACCTCTTAATACCTTATTCACTTAAGGCAAATGGACTCGTAACAATTAAACTTTtcttaaagaagatgaaaagaaaagatgtTACCAATGACAATGCAATTTGATGATATATGAATTGAGAATTTATTGCAAGGGGTGTAAGAGGATGAAATTGGAagtattaaaactaaaaaaaattaaatggtaaGTTTAAAGATAAGAAGAGAACTTTGAGAAACAgttagattaaaaatataaagaggATTGTTTTCCATATCCAAAATCTTGTGTTAGGGAAGAAAATAAGATGGGATGGAATTTGTatgattaatttattattatttgtaaaatataatGTTGCGAAATGTTGTAGACATGTTAGAATTAAATCAACAGTTTGACACACAACTCCTCAACTAacttcacacacacacacatctTCCGTAAGGCTccatttgttttgaaatttggctcAGAATTTCACTATTATACtcaagaaagatgtaaatcattgcAAGAAACTTTGaggaaataggtttaatttttaaaaaccaaaaacaaaaaatgagatGGTTACCAAACATGGCTTTAATATTCTATTAGTGACTATATAAACACGAATTAACCAAATCAAGTACTATTCAACTGGCATGTAATATATGATAGTGACAAATAAATCTATAATGTGAATTCTTCCATCTTctatttaactaaaaataacaGTCAGAAAccagaaaaaaaattgaagaagaaaattatgatatgtttgggagtgatgttgaaatagttaaaatcacttttgtcgtATTTTAAATCACTTCAAAACGCTTTAATgactcaaattcaatttaatatttttaaacgCATTTTTTCTTCCCATTCAAATTGATTTGGaaagattttaaacaaaaacGAAACCTATACTATTACATAGTTCTatccataaaaataataacttcATATCCTTGGAAATTTAATTGGCCTGCCTGGCTGGGTTAAAAGAACTAGACCATTCCAAATCCCAAACCGACAATCTTGGGTCAACCAACGACACAAACCCTTACCCCAAACGTCGTCGTTTCATTGATTTCACTCCCCTCGCCGGCAAGATCTGAGTTGAGGGCAATTCCGTCAAAACGCATACTTAACCGTTCAATTCACGCCAGCGTCACATTCTTCACCCGCcccccttccccttccccttcaATGTTCTAACCGTCCTATTTTCTCATTCATTCTTCTTCTCGAAGCTCGCCGCTGAACTCTTCGCTCGGGACGATCTCCGGCGGCATCGAAAATGGCGAATTCACCCTTCCGCCTCCCCCTCCTCTTCCTCCTACTCGGCCTCCTCGCCGCCTCCTCCACCGCCGAGATCAAATCCCTCAAGATCTCCTCCGACAACCGTCCCATGATTCTCTTCGAGAAATTCGGATTCACTCACACCGGCCAGGTCTCCATTTCCGTCAAATCGGTCTCTGTTACTACGTCCCTTGCTGAAACCGATCCTTCTCGTCTTGGATTCTTTCTCTTATCTGAAGAATCGCTTCTTCAAGTCCTTCTCGAGATCCAGCAAAACCCTCAGTTTTGTGTTCTTGATTCTGGCTACATCCATCGCCTCTTTACCTTCCGGGATCTCTCTCCGCCGCCGCAGAGCTCCTTTAGCCATTCTTACCCTGTTACTGCCCCTACTGAATATAGCCTTTTCTTCGCGAATTGCGCCCCGGAATCTTCAGTTTCTATGGAGGTGCGAACGGAGGTTTTCAATTTGGACCGCGATGGTTCCAAGGACTACCTCTCCGCTGGCCTCACTCAGCTCCCTTCGCTCtattttgtattttctcttGCTTATCTTGCCTTCTTAGGGCTTTGGATCTACGTGGGTCTCACGAATAAGCGCAGCGTTCACAGGATCCACTTGTTGATGGGCGGATTGTTGTTGATGAAAGCGTTGAATCTCATTTGTGCTGCTGAGGATAAGCATTACGTCAAAATTACCGGGACGCCTCATGGTTGGGATGTGTTATTTTACATCTTTCAGTTTATTCGGGTTGTTTTGCTTTTCACATTGATTGTTTTGATCGGAACTGGGTGGTCGTTTTTGAAGCCGTTTTTgcaagagaaggagaagaaggtgtTGATGATTGTGATCCCACTTCAAGTCTTGGCTAATGTGGCCTCCGTTGTGATCGGCGAAACTGGGCCATTTATTAAGGATTGGGTCACTTGGAATCGGGTTTTCTTGTTGGTGGATATCATATGTTGCTGTGCCATAATTTTCCCCATTGTTTGGTCAATTCGATCTCTGAGAGAGACATCGAAAACCGACGGGAAGGCTGCAAGGAATTTGGCAAAGCTCACTCTTTTCAGGCAGTTCTACATTGTTGTGATTGGATATTTGTATTTTACACGGATTGTCGTTTTTGCGCTCAAGACTATTGCAGCATACAAGTATCAATGGGTGAGTAATGCAGCTGAGGAGATTGCTAGCCTTGTCTTTTACATGGTGATGTTCTATATGTTTAGGCCTGTGGAGAGAAATGAATACTTTGTTCtggatgaggaagaagaagaggctGCAGAGTTGGCTCTCAGGGACGAAGAATTTGAGCTTTGAAATGGGAATTGAAGAGTATTTTCTAGTTCTTATTGCCATATTTTGCTTCTGCCATACAACTGCAAGTGATATAGCTGATTTACAAATAGAAATTGTTGAAGTCAGGTCTGCTGCTCATTTTGCTGATGTTTTTTTCCCTGTTTTGCCCTCATTTCAACTCGTGTAGAAACTTGAAATTGTTCTCTCCTTTTTGTTATccatgtttatttttcatgtcATGCTATTAGTGACTGCCACTTATAGAGTTCGCTCAAACATGAAATGTTGGAAGCCTCTTTATTATGTTCCTCTGTTGTTATCTATCTCTTCTTATTATCCTTCTTATTGTTGGAGATCATGGATTAGCAGGCAATTTGGTTGCAAAATGATCTTTCAAGCTTGTAGTTGCAGGGGAAGGTATTAAGCCAAATGGCCTTCTGTTGCTTGCTGTAGGAAGTGGCATCTATATAATCCTTAACTCGTATCTTTAGCTTTGCTTTTGTTTTACAATTCTATGTGTGCTTATTCCTAGCTtggcttttcttcttttctcctttatgggcATATTTCGTAGTAATTTTGAAACGATTAAAATCACTCTTATCATATTCAAAATCTATTTCAAACGTGATTTTACACTTTTACTCTTTCAAAATCAATATAACGTTTGATTTTACACTTACACAATTTTCATACCATCTGATTTAAAGCATgtttcaaaataatatgttcGAATTTGACAAAAACATAATTTAACCATTTCATTTAAAATCTCTCGAACATGCCCCAAATCTCTTTTTGGTGCAGATTCTTGGTGGTGTGGGGAgtattttatttctctctccAAAGAGCTTCTATTCTGCAGAGTTCGTTTGATTATATTATGTTTGAGCTGAAAATTGTTCTTGTTTCTTCAGAAAATTGTCGGTGGGACTATGGCCATGGGGCTGTTAGCTAGAATAATTTCTGAAACATGTTCGTTGTTGAAATTCTTTTTTGTCTTTCCATTGTTTGAAGCCATATTGAGGTTAGGTAAGAGCAAGCAAGACTTTGATAGAGGATGAATTAATGCTTGTTACTGTGGTCCTTGGTAAATTGACTAAATCTTATTGTGGGTCTCTTTGAATTTGGGTGGGCAAAGTTATTCTTAAGATGTGGAAAAGGGCAAGGGAGGAAACTGTTAGGttgaattacaaatttaattattgtacTTTTAGCATCTTGTCTTGTCTATTTAGGCTTTGAATTTTACGATTACACCTAGGTATGgacattaatattattaatattatgcTTTTTATTCATCTTCTGCAGTTCTACAGAAAAGTCTTTATTGTATCTTGAATTGGTTTGAAACGACATGGGAAAATATTTCCTCTGAATTTTCAATGCTAATACTAATTTTTGTTCCAAGTTAGGAGCTTTTTAACCATCGTTGGAGCCATTTAGTTGAAGGTTTTATAGATGTCCGCCTAAGAATTTGATGGGAATCAATGATTGTTGTGTTTGATTGGGTTTGAAATTGTAATACGAATTTATGGGATAGATAATTTCTCGAGTGCTTTCTATCGTGTTGTTTTGTTCCTGGGTTATTTTGAAGATAGGTTTCGTGACAACTTCAAGTAAAGAAGCAGCTAATTAGGCTAAAACAAATAAATCTGAAATTCTCAATAGAATTAAAAACAATGTCCTTCAATGGTCAGTATTTCTTGGATTTTCAAAGTCCAACTTCATCAGGGTCGATTCCACCCTCCACTTTCTGACTTTTCACTCTTAAAAGGTCAAGCACATGCAAGTTTCCTTGTGAATTAAGACATGGTTGGTGCCTCTATAATTTATAAGTTG
The nucleotide sequence above comes from Benincasa hispida cultivar B227 chromosome 3, ASM972705v1, whole genome shotgun sequence. Encoded proteins:
- the LOC120073903 gene encoding protein CANDIDATE G-PROTEIN COUPLED RECEPTOR 7-like, producing MANSPFRLPLLFLLLGLLAASSTAEIKSLKISSDNRPMILFEKFGFTHTGQVSISVKSVSVTTSLAETDPSRLGFFLLSEESLLQVLLEIQQNPQFCVLDSGYIHRLFTFRDLSPPPQSSFSHSYPVTAPTEYSLFFANCAPESSVSMEVRTEVFNLDRDGSKDYLSAGLTQLPSLYFVFSLAYLAFLGLWIYVGLTNKRSVHRIHLLMGGLLLMKALNLICAAEDKHYVKITGTPHGWDVLFYIFQFIRVVLLFTLIVLIGTGWSFLKPFLQEKEKKVLMIVIPLQVLANVASVVIGETGPFIKDWVTWNRVFLLVDIICCCAIIFPIVWSIRSLRETSKTDGKAARNLAKLTLFRQFYIVVIGYLYFTRIVVFALKTIAAYKYQWVSNAAEEIASLVFYMVMFYMFRPVERNEYFVLDEEEEEAAELALRDEEFEL